In Halobacillus amylolyticus, the following proteins share a genomic window:
- a CDS encoding CPBP family intramembrane glutamic endopeptidase, with amino-acid sequence MRLTDQAQLIKQMSDREVTKHLVYTQLFIFLFAIALSVFLFDAFFSDWQQLFTLTFNEWLFYGILPAVVVLAIDFVLMASLPKRFYDDGGINEKVFKNQPLTKIFFLTLIIAFSEEMLFRGAIQTEFGYIIASLVFAVIHFRYLTKVVLFVSVLCVSFLIGYMYELTHSLSVTITSHFLIDFILALSIRVRK; translated from the coding sequence ATGCGATTAACTGATCAAGCACAACTGATTAAACAAATGTCAGATCGGGAAGTGACGAAACACCTTGTTTATACACAGCTTTTTATTTTTCTATTCGCCATTGCCTTAAGTGTCTTTCTATTTGATGCGTTTTTTTCGGACTGGCAGCAATTATTCACTTTGACTTTTAATGAATGGTTGTTCTATGGTATTTTGCCTGCCGTGGTCGTACTGGCTATTGATTTTGTACTAATGGCTAGTTTGCCTAAACGTTTCTATGATGATGGAGGCATTAATGAAAAGGTATTCAAAAATCAACCGCTTACTAAAATTTTTTTCTTAACCTTGATTATTGCATTTTCCGAAGAAATGCTTTTTCGTGGAGCTATCCAGACGGAATTCGGATATATTATTGCAAGTTTGGTGTTTGCGGTCATACATTTTAGGTATTTAACAAAGGTTGTCCTATTCGTGTCTGTATTATGTGTGAGTTTTTTAATTGGCTATATGTACGAGCTGACACATAGTTTATCTGTTACAATTACGTCGCATTTTTTAATTGACTTTATATTAGCACTCTCAATACGTGTAAGGAAGTGA
- a CDS encoding manganese catalase family protein: MWYYEKKLQYPVKVSECNPRLAKFLIEQYGGADGELSAALRYLNQRYTIPDHVIGLLTDIGTEEFAHLEMIAAMIYKLTKDATPEQMKEAGLGAHYANHDKALFYHNAAGAPWTATYIQAKGDPIADLYEDIAAEEKARATYQWIINMSDDPFLNDSLKFLREREIVHSQRFMEAVEILKDKRDKKQIF, translated from the coding sequence ATGTGGTATTATGAGAAAAAATTGCAGTACCCTGTAAAAGTTAGTGAATGTAATCCAAGATTAGCTAAATTTTTGATTGAACAATATGGAGGAGCGGATGGAGAACTTTCCGCTGCCCTTCGTTACTTAAATCAACGATACACCATTCCAGATCATGTTATCGGTTTGCTGACCGATATCGGTACAGAAGAATTTGCTCACCTCGAAATGATAGCAGCTATGATTTATAAGTTAACGAAAGATGCAACTCCGGAACAAATGAAGGAAGCAGGGCTCGGTGCTCATTATGCCAATCATGACAAGGCACTATTTTACCATAATGCAGCAGGTGCTCCCTGGACAGCTACGTACATTCAAGCAAAAGGCGATCCGATCGCTGATCTATATGAAGATATTGCAGCAGAGGAAAAAGCCCGTGCTACCTATCAATGGATCATAAATATGTCTGACGATCCTTTTTTAAACGACAGTCTTAAATTCTTGCGGGAGAGAGAGATCGTTCATTCACAAAGGTTTATGGAAGCGGTAGAAATATTAAAAGATAAACGTGATAAAAAGCAGATTTTCTAA
- a CDS encoding spore coat protein CotJB, producing the protein MSEKAPESPNRYQLMEQIQKVDFALVELTLYLDTHPDDMNQIQQFNHLAYESKLLKQQYEQYFGPLRQYGESYSGYPWNWGEGPWPWQL; encoded by the coding sequence ATGAGCGAAAAAGCACCCGAAAGTCCAAACCGTTATCAGTTGATGGAGCAAATTCAAAAAGTGGATTTCGCCCTTGTTGAATTGACCTTGTATTTAGATACCCACCCTGATGATATGAATCAGATCCAACAATTCAATCATTTGGCTTATGAAAGTAAACTGTTAAAGCAACAGTATGAACAGTACTTCGGACCCTTAAGGCAATATGGAGAAAGTTACTCTGGCTACCCATGGAATTGGGGGGAAGGTCCTTGGCCATGGCAGCTTTAA
- a CDS encoding spore coat associated protein CotJA: MVCRLIIEESKVIRMYTPVKCYKPYHSPYDPCPPTKQKCYQTPPNLYLNYQPPGLQQYPLNEALYRGTLWPCLYDSYPSNEKGEKG, encoded by the coding sequence ATGGTGTGTAGATTGATAATTGAAGAAAGTAAGGTGATAAGAATGTACACACCTGTAAAATGTTACAAACCTTATCATAGTCCATATGACCCTTGCCCGCCAACTAAACAAAAATGTTACCAAACACCACCAAACCTCTACTTGAACTATCAACCACCAGGGCTTCAGCAATATCCACTTAATGAAGCATTATATCGCGGCACCCTTTGGCCATGCCTGTACGACTCCTACCCTAGTAATGAGAAAGGAGAAAAAGGATGA